GAATCGTTCGATCATCTTGTCGGGGGTGGTGAGGATGGGATCGGCGTACTTTTCGAGGAGCCCTTCCTTGGAGAACGACTCCTGGGCGGGCCTCATCGCTCCGCCCTGGACCACCGAGTCGTCCTTCTTTCCCTCGGCGCGTGCTGCCAGACGCTCCTCTTGGGACTGTTGGCCGGAGCTGGAGGCATGCACCAGGGTGAGATAGTAGTTGTACTCACTGAGCACGTCGTCGAAGTACTCGGTCGCCTCTTCTTCGGTGTTGCCGAGCCAGGTGTGGCGAAGGGCCATCACCTGCTTTCGAGGCATCCCGCTCGTCTCGATCTCGTCGTTGTACGCGGCGAGCAACGCTTCGAGATCGCCGTAGGGCTCGAAGTTGCCGTAGTTCGGAGCAGTGATCAGGTTGTTTCCCTGTCGTGCCACGCGGCGTACGCCGTCGATGCTCTGCGAGGCCGCCCATACCTCCGGGTGCGGCTTGGATGCCGGCTTGGGCACAAGAGTCGTCGGCGGGAACGAAAAGTACTTGCCGTCGAACGACACATCGTCCTCGACCCACACCCGCTTGATGATCTCGAGGGATTCTTCGTAGATGTCGCGTGCTTCTTTGGGGTTGATGCCGAGTCGGTCGAGCGGGTAGCGACTGCCACCCCGCGCCACGCCGATGCCGATGCGCCCCGGTGCCATCTGGTCGAGGAAACTCATCTCCGACGCGATGAGCAACGGGTTGTAGTACGGAAGGACCACGATGCCGGGCATGATTCGCAAGCGCTCGGTGCGCGCTGCGGCCAAAGCGCTGAACATCAGCGATGAAGGATTGCTGACGTAGTTCTGAAAGTGATTTTCGTTGACTGTGACGCCCTCGAAGCCGAGGTCCTCTGCGGCATCGACGATGCTGAGCATGTCGTTGAGGAGTTCGGACCACGGACGGCTCATGTCGCGGTAGAAGAATGGAGTGGTGACCCAGATCTTCATGGAAGCTGTCTTTCTACGAGGTTGGGCAGTTCCTGTATTGCTGGAGGCGTGCCGAGTTCCGGCTGCAGAGCGGACGCTGCTCGTGCAGTTCCGGGCCAGACCCGGTGCGTGGGTCCCTGCCGAACTCGGACTGTGGGGCGATGTAGAAACGGTTCTATCTCGTACATCCGGAGCATACAACGGTCCGGCGCCCTGTGCATAGTGCCGAACTCGTTTTCTTTCGAGAAACTCGATAAACGTTGTTCACGCTGGTGAGAGACGTAAGGCCGGGTGTTCCGGTGTTTGGATCAACCTCCAAGATCCGCGAATCACGAAGGCAATGAGCGACGCAGATGTAGAAGCGATTCAACCCGGGTGCTCGGCAGGATTCGTCCGGCAGTCGGTAGAGGCGTGGTCGGCCGCGGTCGGGTGGTGGTGCACAGGGGAGACGTGCCGGCGGGTGTCGGTTGCTGCGTGATTGTGCAG
This window of the Rhodococcus pyridinivorans genome carries:
- a CDS encoding LLM class flavin-dependent oxidoreductase — protein: MKIWVTTPFFYRDMSRPWSELLNDMLSIVDAAEDLGFEGVTVNENHFQNYVSNPSSLMFSALAAARTERLRIMPGIVVLPYYNPLLIASEMSFLDQMAPGRIGIGVARGGSRYPLDRLGINPKEARDIYEESLEIIKRVWVEDDVSFDGKYFSFPPTTLVPKPASKPHPEVWAASQSIDGVRRVARQGNNLITAPNYGNFEPYGDLEALLAAYNDEIETSGMPRKQVMALRHTWLGNTEEEATEYFDDVLSEYNYYLTLVHASSSGQQSQEERLAARAEGKKDDSVVQGGAMRPAQESFSKEGLLEKYADPILTTPDKMIERFKSYEALGVDHMACLIAVGQPIEAIIKNMQFMAKEVLPEFS